A region from the Mustela erminea isolate mMusErm1 chromosome 2, mMusErm1.Pri, whole genome shotgun sequence genome encodes:
- the RASSF6 gene encoding ras association domain-containing protein 6 isoform X2: MMAHQCSSWIFVNERTFITREQLNSLLKTYNIFYGTQKNLHIVYGQTKDGEPIVEGMLDISWGVKRPIQLKIQDEKQIPSFTKVKSPDVFSGRGMTRWGEFDDLYHISHLDRTQIPASEATNSQEDYLSYHSSTLKPYAGEEPESPLLYRTMSEATLVRKRMKPPAMDGKERQKHRVSINGHFYNHETSIFTPAFGSETKVRINSNMRTEDVIQQLLQKFKIENSAQDFALYIVFATGERRRLKKTDVPLLHRLLQGPSKENARIFLMDKDTEEISSEVAQYINFHFSLLESILQRLNEEEKRAIQRTITKFSTEKAAILKCLQSKRVVKTETTV, translated from the exons agaacaaCTCAATTCTTTATTGAAGACCTATAACATTTTTTATGGGACCCAGAAAAATCTGCATATTGTATATGGACAG ACTAAAGATGGAGAACCAATCGTTGAAGGAATGTTGGACATTTCCTGGGGAGTAAAACGTCCTATACAACTGAAAATCCAAGATGAGAAGCAAATCCCTTCTTTTACTAAAGTGAAGTCGCCCGATGTCTTTTCCGGAAG gGGAATGACACGCTGGGGGGAATTTGATGATCTTTACCACATTAGTCATCTGGACAGGACCCAGATTCCAGCATCTGAAGCAACAAATTCCCAAGAAG ATTATTTATCTTATCACAGTAGCACTCTGAAGCCTTACGCAGGAGAAGAGCCAGAATCCCCGTTGCTCTATCGAACCATGAGTGAAGCTACGCTGGTGAGAAAAAGGATGAAGCCTCCAGCGATGGAcggaaaagagagacagaagcacAGGGTCTCCATTAACGGGCACTTCTACAACCATGAA aCATCGATTTTCACTCCAGCCTTTGGATCAGAAACTAAGGTCAGAATAAACAGTAATATGAGGACTGAAGATGTAATACAGCAACTTCTCCAAAAATTTAAG ATTGAAAATAGTGCCCAAGATTTCGCACTTTACATTGTTTTTGCAACAGGAG AGCGGAGACGGCTAAAGAAAACAGATGTCCCGCTACTGCACAGGCTCCTGCAGGGACCTTCCAAAGAGAATGCTCGCATTTTCCTCATGGataaagatacagaagaaatTAGCAGTGAA gtggctcagtacattaactttcatttttctctcctggaaTCCATCCTTCAAAGACtaaatgaagaagagaagagagctaTCCAAAGAACAATAACCAA ATTCAGTACAGAAAAGGCTGCTATACTGAAATGTCTTCAAAGTAAACGGGTAGTAAAAACGGAGACAACGGTTTAG